The following are encoded in a window of Cydia strobilella chromosome 1, ilCydStro3.1, whole genome shotgun sequence genomic DNA:
- the LOC134744603 gene encoding mediator of RNA polymerase II transcription subunit 8, with protein sequence MQREEKQLEVTLQAILNRVNDLKTAIQALIAKLENEYETINWPTFLDNYAILSGHLTGLSKILQAEMAPSLRALVVLPLQLGCERDEALSRLSEGRVPACTHDLVPDLLRTKPEPQAEQRLQQFNHKASTLSYDTAQKQVAQFTKVVNHVWEIISKGREDWEGESMRSQGMQPTHSIGDTHALVTAVGTGKGLRPGMAPLGGVGVGVGVGVGALGPRGPPGPPPPGPQAPAMPKAPSAIKTNIKAANQIHPYQR encoded by the exons ATGCAACGTGAAGAGAAGCAGTTGGAAGTAACTCTTCAAGCAATTCTGAACAGAGTAAATGATTTAAAAACTGCTATCCAGGCACTTATTGCTAAACTTGAAAATGAGTATGAAACTATCAACTGGCCAACTTTTCTGGATAACTATGCCATATTATCCGGTCAT TTGACTGGCTTAAGTAAAATTCTGCAAGCAGAGATGGCTCCATCCTTGCGAGCTTTAGTGGTCTTGCCTCTACAACTGGGATGCGAGAGGGATGAGGCCCTGTCAAGGCTCTCTGAGGGCAGGGTGCCGGCTTGCACACATGACTTGGTGCCGGATCTGTTGCGAACCAAGCCTGAACCGCAGGCGGAGCAGAGGCTTCAGCAGTTTAATCATAAAGCTAGTACACTGAGCTATGACACTGCTCAG aAACAAGTAGCCCAATTCACAAAAGTCGTCAACCATGTTTGGGAGATTATATCCAAGGGGCGAGAGGATTGGGAAGGGGAGTCGATGAGATCACAAG GTATGCAACCGACGCACAGCATCGGCGACACGCACGCGCTGGTGACGGCGGTGGGCACGGGCAAGGGGCTGCGGCCCGGCATGGCGCCGCTGGGCGGCGTGGGCGTGGGCGTCGGCGTGGGCGTGGGCGCGCTCGGCCCGCGCGGCCCGCCcggcccgccgccgcccggcCCGCAAGCCCCCGCCATGCCGAAAGCACCCTCCGCGATTAAGACGAATATTAAGGCGGCTAATCAGATACATCCCTATCAGCGATAA